A window of Rhododendron vialii isolate Sample 1 chromosome 13a, ASM3025357v1 contains these coding sequences:
- the LOC131312868 gene encoding uncharacterized protein LOC131312868 codes for MESSIVLLCKYGSKTLVVSVRRDFCFDDVVRSLVKKWPNLETSSFQLLYAVGGHDNCVLDNDADFVNMFALAGAYGVSCIDVVVEVLSSCADHNNRSIVVESVECRRSFEVGQSSTMHEVEEDPLERFCQHHETVRLSAGWAKLITHVGQEFRGGVKEFRDCLAMYAIEVGFVYKFLKNDKTRVTAECSKKHTESGCQWFIHATIERSNSFFCIREFEKNHSCVGVFASSKNPRMSSKLVAKQIREEVRTKTNYAPIEAVKFFEKYYGSKISYHHAWFGVEKAGDELYGDYALSFDLLRWYAEVAKEKNPGSVIDVEYCDKTNCFRRIFVAFDACIKGFNYCRPLLALDGTFLKGRYIGTLFGAIGKDGDQGLFPVAFGIADSETDENWLWFLRKLSTILSFRPITFITDRHSGLLKGIPEVFPNGYHAYCLQHLKCNLRDKFKGRLSNGFRDRVVELFSYCAYAPSISDYEEAFKELCNVGGPKAKDFVESLPLDKWANAYFEGRRYGDMCSNPAESFNKWILEARHLPILNAIDTIRVKLMEQMCDRRQQSWKWNGIVCPEMDKKLVTSFNKGRSWTVAKASEDVFEVFSLPTVVVDVQRRTCTCCRWQLNGFPCVHAVTAIQKVGLQVSNYIDPFYTVEAFRLSYESMINPIPTLGAPEVTKENRVVLPPKTRRPRGRPKVQRIRSKGEKVRQIRCGRCGKLGNHNRKRCKEPIE; via the exons ATGGAATCTTCTATTGTTCTTCTGTGCAAATATGGTTCAAAAACTCTTGTCGTATCAGTTAGAAGAGATTTCTGCTTTGACGATGTTGTCCGTAGTCTGGTTAAGAAGTGGCCAAATTTGGAAACCTCTAGTTTTCAACTTTTGTATGCTGTAGGTGGACATGACAATTGCGTTCTAGATAATGATGCTGATTTTGTAAATATGTTCGCATTGGCTGGTGCGTATGGGGTTAGTTGCATTGATGTAGTTGTTGAAGTGCTTTCTTCTTGTGCTGATCATAATAATCGGAGTATTGTTGTTGAAAGTGTTGAATGTCGAAGAAGTTTTGAAGTTGGTCAAAGTAGTACTATGCATGAAGTAGAAGAAGATCCACTTGAGAGGTTTTGTCAGCACCACGAGACTGTCCGTCTTTCTGCTGGTTGGGCTAAGTTGATTACTCATGTTGGCCAAGAGTTTAGAGGCGGAGTAAAAGAATTTAGGGATTGTCTGGCAATGTATGCTATTGAAGTCGGATTTGTATATAAGTTTTTGAAGAATGACAAGACTAGAGTAACGGCGGaatgttcaaaaaaacataCAGAATCTGGTTGTCAATGGTTTATTCATGCAACCATTGAGAGATCTAACAGTTTCTTTTGTATTAGGGAGTTTGAGAAGAATCACAGTTGTGTTGGTGTTTTTGCTAGTTCGAAGAATCCTCGGATGAGTTCAAAGTTGGTTGCTAAACAGATTAGGGAGGAAGTTCGAACTAAGACAAACTATGCACCAATAGAAGCagtgaaattttttgagaagtaTTATGGGAGTAAAATCAGTTATCACCATGCTTGGTTTGGGGTTGAGAAGGCAGGTGATGAGCTGTATGGAGATTATGCATTGTCTTTTGACCTACTAAGGTGGTATGCTGAGGTAGCGAAGGAGAAAAACCCAGGAAGTGTTATTGATGTTGAGTATTGTGACAAAACTAATTGTTTTAGAAGGATTTTTGTAGCATTTGATGCGTGTATCAAAGGCTTCAATTACTGCCGTCCTTTGTTAGCGCTTGATGGGACTTTTTTGAAGGGGAGGTACATTGGAACCCTTTTCGGAGCTATAGGAAAAGATGGCGATCAAG gaCTGTTTCCAGTGGCTTTTGGCATTGCTGATTCTGAAACTGACGAGAATtggctttggtttttgagaaagTTGTCAACAATTCTGTCATTTCGTCCAATAACATTCATAACAGATCGTCATTCTGGGCTTTTGAAAGGTATTCCAGAGGTTTTTCCTAATGGATATCATGCGTATTGTTTGCAGCATCTGAAGTGTAATTTGAGGGACAAGTTTAAGGGCAGATTGTCTAATGGTTTTAGGGACAGAGTAGTCGAGTTGTTTTCTTATTGTGCATATGCACCATCGATTTCTGATTATGAGGAAGCTTTTAAAGAACTGTGCAATGTTGGTGGTCCAAAAGCTAAGGATTTTGTTGAATCGTTGCCACTTGACAAGTGGGcaaatgcatattttgaagGTAGAAGATATGGGGACATGTGTTCAAATCCAGCTGAGTCTTTCAACAAATGGATTTTGGAAGCCCGTCATTTGCCAATTTTGAATGCAATTGACACGATAAGGGTTAAACTGATGGAGCAAATGTGTGATAGGAGGCAACAGTCATGGAAGTGGAATGGCATCGTGTGTCCTGAAATGGATAAGAAGTTGGTCACAAGTTTCAACAAAGGTCGGTCGTGGACTGTGGCAAAGGCAAGTGAAGATGTTTTTGAAGTGTTCTCCCTTCCGACAGTTGTAGTTGATGTTCAGAGACGGACGTGCACATGTTGTCGATGGCAGTTGAACGGTTTTCCTTGTGTGCATGCAGTGACGGCTATTCAAAAGGTTGGCCTCCAAGTTTCAAACTACATAGATCCTTTTTACACCGTTGAAGCTTTCCGATTGTCGTATGAGAGTATGATAAATCCTATTCCCACTCTCGGAGCTCCAGAAGTGACAAAAGAGAACCGTGTAGTTCTTCCTCCTAAGACAAGAAGGCCGCGGGGTAGACCTAAGGTTCAAAGAATTCGATCAAAGGGGGAGAAGGTGAGACAAATAAGGTGTGGGAGGTGTGGAAAGTTGGGAAACCACAATAGGAAGAGATGTAAAGAGCCAATTGAGTGA
- the LOC131313973 gene encoding uncharacterized protein LOC131313973, producing MDKKEKKNDKKKGLSPVKQKKNDNKEKDKKKNIQEEEVEDEDEEKEEEEEEQVHKLTKKEANQKSRCSPKTRGKKQKQQRQVAKRTAVKTQKKKGKKKVKKEVKEEVKPKPKQIQYRSSFQSFVKLLKDIKFTTLQKEKIRKTSFANLIFALVDESLTEAYLRKSDLHALSLIRRYEGSGGRFNLGTKSVKITAQEFALVFGIPYGPNRIKPTTKPRMPETRFANEICVRGGRIMTNSSLKEYFQKAVKKKDEESANDVARVLTLYLISTVFLPSTASRVSWNLIEFTEDLDKISSYDWATFFTDELIRQLNDNMETPASTGGCISGLLYWFCEHVKLVSQGDPTNFPRFVKWRLTDLSVGLANNQLDVLDPLIVNDSKLEATELEKEMLGFVEVPEDDHVKPEDGDDPDHDDANTELQKENEILREKIKRLTEENEQKDATIAQLQKRISELQDETYEETVAELNFEVETAHVERDFFVKEVEHKEVEICSVLVENDIIAEKLERAEGTIDDIETHIITQQFKTSESVEEEEEEEEKEEECGPEHQMVPDEEVERTTIEAFTGVLAENSPKPTKKKRKQVDPSSLVQNVKNETRIEKREDGFVYEDLKKVKKNKQEEMDDVIPKWKVEKTKLGKWLEEEDKALLNLFYDLNQGQVNEEVWTDNETTYTITFKSIIKLLDELDMGNEVIDGYTSMLKREQEVKQLMQGNSAFFTSTCWVSTLPFAHNKTLLCSHCFDVIICSCLCYTRNADFHICLCLSN from the exons ATGgacaagaaagagaagaagaatgacAAGAAAAAGGGACTTAGCCCTGTTAAACAGAAGAAAAACGATAATAaagagaaggacaaaaagaagaatatacaagaagaagaagtagaggaTGAGGAcgaggaaaaggaagaagaagaagaagaacaagttcACAAGCTAACGAAAAAGGAAGCCAATCAAAAATCTAG GTGTAGTCCAAAGACGCGCGGTAAGAAACAGAAGCAACAGAGGCAAGTGGCAAAAAGGACAGCAGTGAAGAcgcaaaagaaaaaggggaagaaaaaggtCAAGAAAGAGGTCAAGGAAGAGGTTAAACCTAAGCCTAAACAAATTCAGTACAG GTcgagttttcaaagttttgtgAAACTCTTGAAGGACATAAAGTTCACAACTCTCCAGAaagagaagataagaaaaacGTCATTTGCTAATCTTATATTTGCTCTGGTTGATGAGAGCTTGACTGAGGCGTACCTGAGGAAAAGCGACCTGCATGCTCTTTCGCTAATAAGACGATATGAGGGATCAGGAGGGAGGTTCAACCTAGGAACTAAATCAGTCAAGATAACAGCACAAGAGTTTGCACTTGTATTCGGCATCCCGTATGGGCCCAACCGAATtaaaccaacaacaaaaccGAGGATGCCAGAAACAAGGTTTGCTAATGAAATCTGTGTTCGAGGAGGTAGGATAATGACGAATTCAAGTCTGAAAGAATACTTCCAAAAAGCTGTGAAGAAAAAGGATGAAGAAAGTGCAAACGACGTAGCACGTGTGCTAACACTGTATCTTATCTCGACAGTGTTTCTCCCAAGCACAGCTTCAAGGGTGAGCTGGAATTTAATCGAGTTCACTGAAGACTTGGATAAGATCAGCTCCTATGACTGGGCAACATTCTTTACGGATGAGCTCATAAGGCAACTGAACGACAATATGGAAACACCGGCATCAACCGGGGGCTGCATATCAGGGCTCCTG TATTGGTTCTGTGAGCACGTGAAATTGGTAAGCCAAGGAGATCCAACAAACTTCCCGAGGTTCGTCAAGTGGAGGCTTACCGACCTTAGTGTTGGTTTGGCAAATAACCAGTTggatgttcttgatccgttAATCGTGAACGACTCAAAGTTGGAGGCAACGGAATTGGAGAAAGAGATGCTCGGATTTGTTGAGGTGCCGGAAGATGATCATGTGAAGCCAGAAGATGGTGATGACCCAGACCATGATGATGCAAATACAGagcttcaaaaagaaaatgaaatcctccgagaaaaaatcaaaag GTTGACCGAGGAGAATGAGCAAAAAGATGCTACAATTGCTCAGCTTCAGAAAAGAATTTCGGAGCTTCAAGACGAGACATATGAGGAAACAGTTGCTGAACTCAATTTTGAAGTGGAGACTGCTCATGTTGAGAGGgatttttttgtgaaagagGTTGAGCATAAGGAAGTTGAGATCTGCAGCGTGCTCGTAGAGAACGACATTATAGCTGAAAAGCTAGAAAGAGCAGAGGGAACCATTGACGACATAGAGACACATATTATTACCCAACAATTCAAG acAAGTGAAAgtgtggaagaagaagaagaagaagaagaaaaagaagaagaatgtggtCCTGAGCATCAAATGGTACCGGATGAAGAAGTGGAAAGGACAACTATTGAAGCTTTCACGGGTGTACTAGCTGAAAACAGTCCAAAACCAaccaagaaaaagaggaaacagGTGGACCCTTCATCTCTTGTACAAAACGTGAAAAATGAGACAAGAATAGAGAAGAGGGAGGATGGTTTCGTCTATGAAGACCTAAAGAAGGTAAAGAAGAATAAACAGGAGGAGATGGATGATGTGATACCaaaatggaaagttgaaaaaacaaaattgggtaAATGGctggaagaagaagacaaagcgTTGCTGAATCTGTTTTATGACCTAAACCAGGGGCAAGTGAA TGAAGAAGTCTGGACAGACAACGAAACAACTTATACCATAACTTTCAAATCAATAATAAAGCTTTTGGATGAACTAGACATGGGGAACGAGGTAATAGACGGGTACACATCAATGCTGAAAAGGGAGCAGGAAGTTAAACAACTGATGCAAGGAAACAGTGCGTTCTTCACATCCACCTGCTGGGTAAGTACATTGCCCTTTGCCCACAACAAAACACTGTTATGTTCACACTGTTTTGATGTCATTATTTGTTCATGTCTGTGCTATACCAGAAATGCAGATTTTCACATATGTTTGTGTTTATCTAACTAA